In Babylonia areolata isolate BAREFJ2019XMU chromosome 10, ASM4173473v1, whole genome shotgun sequence, the following proteins share a genomic window:
- the LOC143286528 gene encoding uncharacterized protein LOC143286528 — MAVFHSRMSNSQLLVLVFVVLILGFLCAHRLLSGGGVYRSAAHSTKDKDEDSGIPVDLSSVGAGGGDKQAALQKLGVYFSRGPDHWLRKSCAPGRKFRAASILTGIGNLTFYIYDNGFVDTSVSERALHGEMFERQEIERFLLITRHLPLIDVGANVGLVTLQAAMQGREVLAVEPIPENALRLCRSALDFGGQHSSRVHVLNNAASSSEGSVTMAMDIPRHVAHFEVSRGEGWGYGATSVHCVLMDRLLEVLPFKTAALKIDVESHEGHVIAGSKRLFQEIDIPMVWMEWEFVKKIKGPYGPQPILQFMKEHAMQPHDLMTGLELSWNDYMFWPFTVLWVKEGYTYPTQ, encoded by the exons atgGCAGTGTTCCACTCACGCATGTCCAACTCCCAGCTCCTCGTTCTGGTATTCGTCGTCCTCATCCTCGGCTTCCTCTGCGCGCATCGACTACTGTCGGGCGGGGGGGTCTACCGCAGCGCGGCCCATTCAACAAAGGATAAGGATGAAGACAGTGGGATCCCAGTGGACCTGAGCTCTGTGGGCGCCGGAGGAGGGGACAAGCAGGCGGCCCTGCAGAAGCTGGGCGTGTACTTCTCTCGCGGCCCGGACCACTGGCTGCGCAAGTCGTGCGCCCCTGGGAGGAAGTTCCGGGCGGCGTCCATCTTGACGGGCATCGGCAACCTGACCTTCTACATCTACGACAACGGCTTCGTGGACACGTCAGTCAGCGAACGAGCCCTCCACGGTGAGATGTTCGAGCGGCAGGAGATCGAGCGTTTCCTATTGATCACCAG ACACCTGCCGCTGATCGATGTGGGCGCCAACGTGGGGCTGGTGACCCTGCAGGCAGCCATGCAGGGACGGGAGGTGCTGGCCGTGGAGCCCATCCCGGAGAACGCCCTCCGCCTCTGCCGCTCCGCCCTGGACTTCGGCGGCCAGCACTCCTCGCGGGTGCACGTGCTGAACAACGCGGCCTCCTCGTCCGAGGGCAGCGTGACCATGGCCATGGACATCCCCAGGCACGTGGCGCACTTCGAGGTCTCTCGCGGAGAGGGCTGGGGCTACGGGGCCACCTCCGTCCACTGTGTGCTGATGGACCGCCTTCTGGAGGTGCTGCCTTTCAAGACGGCGGCTTTgaag ATTGACGTGGAGAGCCACGAAGGTCACGTGATCGCGGGCTCCAAGCGGCTGTTCCAGGAGATAGACATCCCCATGGTGTGGATGGAGTGGGAGTTCGTCAAGAAGATCAAGGGTCCTTACGGGCCGCAGCCCATCCTGCAGTTCATGAAGGAGCACGCCATGCAGCCTCACGATCTGATGACAGGGCTGGAGCTGAGCTGGAACGATTACATGTTCTGGCCGTTCACCGTGTTGTGGGTGAAGGAAGGCTACACGTATCCGACACAATAG